From a single Hypanus sabinus isolate sHypSab1 chromosome 7, sHypSab1.hap1, whole genome shotgun sequence genomic region:
- the LOC132396346 gene encoding neuronal acetylcholine receptor subunit beta-2-like, protein MLLTLTVSLLFLVCQSALPPNTEERLASYLLHADRYNRLIRPAKNSTDIVTIAIKVSLSQLISVNEREQIMTTNAWLTQEWNDYRLRWDPGKYEGIDKLRISSRHLWLPDIVLYNNADGTYEVSLYTNAIVYSSGDIFWLPPAIYKSACRIEVKHFPFDQQNCTLKFRSWTYDRTEIDLVLSSDVASRDDFNPSGEWDIVSLPGRRNEIPTDPTYVDITYDFIIRRKPLFYTINLIIPCVLITSLAILVFYLPSDCGEKITLCISVLLALTVFLLLISKIVPPTSLDVPLIGKYLMFTMVLVTFSIVTSVCVLNVHHRSPTTHTMPEWVKQIFLKKLPTLLLMKRPENRSIKDRMRKKQLLACIDSEIDQADFETSCGNKEPALRCGWRLRDMSHQQDLRKKGSPKGRCNIEEAVDGVRFIAEHMKCEDEDQSISEDWKYVAMVIDRLFLWIFVFVCVVGTLGLYLQPFFQNHTSPHVFSDAE, encoded by the exons GTGCTCTACCTCCTAATACAGAGGAACGCTTAGCTAGTTATCTCCTACATGCCGATCGCTATAATCGGCTCATCAGACCTGCAAAGAACAGTACTGATATAGTAACCATTGCAATAAAGGTGTCCCTCTCACAGTTAATAAGTGTG AATGAGCGGGAACAGATTATGACCACAAATGCTTGGCTCACCCAG GAATGGAATGACTATCGGTTAAGATGGGATCCAGGAAAATATGAAGGTATCGACAAGCTCAGAATATCTTCTCGGCATCTTTGGCTCCCTGACATAGTGTTATATAACAA tgctgatggaaCCTATGAGGTGTCCCTCTATACTAATGCAATTGTATACAGCAGTGGAGATATCTTCTGGCTGCCTCCTGCCATCTACAAAAGCGCCTGCAGAATTGAAGTGAAGCACTTCCCTTTTGACCAGCAAAACTGCACGTTGAAATTTCGATCGTGGACATACGATCGCACTGAAATTGATTTAGTTTTAAGCAGCGATGTTGCAAGCAGGGATGACTTCAACCCCAGCGGAGAATGGGACATTGTGTCACTTCCAGGTAGAAGGAATGAAATTCCAACAGACCCAACGTATGTTGATATCACGTATGATTTTATCATCAGGAGGAAGCCATTGTTCTATACCATTAACCTCATCATCCCCTGTGTGTTGATCACTTCTCTTGCAATTTTGGTGTTCTACTTGCCCTCTGATTGTGGTGAGAAGATTACACTGTGCATTTCTGTTCTGCTGGCATTAACAGTCTTTTTACTGCTCATATCGAAGATTGTTCCACCAACATCACTGGACGTTCCACTAATAGGCAAGTACCTGATGTTTACCATGGTTCTGGTAACTTTTTCAATAGTCACCAGTGTCTGCGTGTTGAACGTCCACCATCGGTCACCCACCACCCACACCATGCCTGAATGGGTGAAGCAAATATTTCTGAAGAAGCTGCCAACTCTTCTGTTAATGAAGCGGCCAGAAAATCGAAGTATAAAGGACCGAATGAGGAAGAAACAGCTGTTGGCTTGTATTGATAGTGAAATAGACCAAGCTGATTTTGAAACAAGCTGTGGGAACAAAGAGCCAGCACTGAGATGTGGCTGGAGGCTGAGAGACATGTCCCATCAGCAGGATTTGAGGAAGAAGGGATCACCAAAGGGTCGATGCAACATAGAAGAGGCAGTGGATGGTGTCAGATTCATAGCAGAGCACATGAAATGTGAAGATGAAGACCAGAGC ATCAGTGAAGACTGGAAGTATGTCGCTATGGTTATCGACCGCCTGTTTCTGTGGATatttgtatttgtgtgtgtggttggtaCTTTAGGTCTGTATCTTCAACCTTTCTTCCAAAACCACACTTCACCACACGTCTTTTCTGATGCAGAGTAA